In a single window of the Melioribacteraceae bacterium genome:
- a CDS encoding HPr kinase/phosphorylase, translating into MKIHDKSITKKEFITVDFFYNHTKDRFKLRHINEASGLDRLIKDQNLHRPGLPLAGFMDLFSYTRVQVFGNTEMSYLKILDHEQRFKSLENICKYNIPCLLVTNDNEVPSEMIELANKFQIPIFLSPYTTTKLIYLVSDFLDDQFAPRLSLHGSFVDVYGVGMLIVGKSGIGKSEVALDLIERGHRLVADDVVILTKKGEGILMGSGTELVKHFMELRGIGLIDIRSMFGVRAIRFQKRLEVIIELEIWNQNAEYTRTGLDDIYMNVMDVDIPHVRLPIIPGKNITVISEVIALNYLLKHYGYDAAKELQLRISQEINKKTPDTNRSVNYFEHDFE; encoded by the coding sequence ATGAAAATTCATGATAAAAGCATAACTAAAAAAGAATTTATTACTGTCGATTTTTTCTATAATCACACTAAAGACCGATTTAAACTTCGTCATATAAATGAAGCTTCGGGGCTTGATCGTCTTATCAAGGATCAGAACTTGCACAGACCAGGGTTACCGCTGGCCGGATTTATGGATCTTTTTTCATATACAAGAGTTCAGGTATTCGGCAATACTGAAATGAGTTACTTAAAAATACTCGATCACGAACAAAGATTTAAATCGTTGGAAAATATTTGCAAATACAACATACCCTGCCTTTTAGTAACTAACGATAACGAAGTACCATCCGAGATGATTGAGTTGGCGAACAAATTTCAAATACCAATTTTTCTCTCGCCATACACAACAACAAAACTAATCTATCTAGTTAGTGATTTTTTAGATGATCAATTTGCACCACGATTATCATTGCATGGGTCATTTGTAGATGTTTATGGAGTGGGGATGCTGATTGTAGGCAAATCGGGCATCGGTAAAAGTGAGGTTGCACTGGATTTAATAGAGAGAGGGCACCGACTTGTAGCTGATGATGTTGTTATTCTTACAAAGAAGGGGGAAGGAATATTAATGGGTTCGGGCACTGAACTCGTAAAGCATTTTATGGAACTAAGAGGAATTGGTTTAATCGATATCAGAAGTATGTTTGGAGTTCGTGCAATTAGGTTTCAGAAAAGATTAGAAGTTATTATTGAACTTGAAATCTGGAATCAGAATGCAGAATATACGAGAACCGGTTTGGATGATATTTATATGAATGTAATGGATGTTGATATTCCACATGTTCGGCTACCAATTATTCCAGGTAAAAATATTACGGTTATTTCTGAGGTTATTGCTCTTAATTATTTACTTAAACACTATGGTTACGATGCAGCTAAAGAACTACAATTACGAATTAGCCAGGAAATCAATAAAAAAACACCGGATACGAACAGATCAGTTAACTATTTTGAACATGATTTTGAGTGA
- the raiA gene encoding ribosome-associated translation inhibitor RaiA, producing the protein MNIRITSRKFKAKESLKEQIRGEIKSLLRFNDNILNVNVVLSYTHPKDSIKVLEIILQLPGKTIIVEQSSEEYELALGKAIDKIKKQLAKIKTVRTTRPKNENS; encoded by the coding sequence ATGAACATTCGCATAACATCAAGAAAATTTAAAGCAAAAGAATCCTTAAAAGAACAAATTAGGGGAGAAATTAAATCTCTTCTTAGATTCAATGATAATATTCTAAATGTAAATGTTGTGCTTAGTTATACCCATCCAAAAGATAGCATAAAAGTACTAGAAATAATATTACAGCTTCCAGGCAAAACTATAATTGTAGAACAATCTAGCGAAGAATATGAGTTGGCACTAGGTAAGGCTATTGATAAGATTAAAAAACAATTAGCCAAAATTAAAACCGTAAGAACAACCCGTCCAAAAAATGAAAATTCATGA
- a CDS encoding tyrosine-type recombinase/integrase — protein sequence MNEKLIADVAQLVLSELTGVKRASQNTIDAYKRDYDEFTQFCASIDKYSVQEINERTLRQYLIHLNEKKAAKTTVARKLSALRLLFRFCLINEIIPANPIAKIPNPKVRRKLPEILNLDSFLEIIRLLSENNNFESLRDRAIFELLYGCALRVSELCGLNYSDIDLKNNIIRVMGKGSKERIVPIGSKSVEVIKQYLNTVEKSKTSPLIIDDNYNRINRHKIYEIVKNNIEKVSDIKKKSPHILRHSAATHMLDNEADLMAVKEILGHENLSTTQIYTHISIERLKKAYKKAHPKS from the coding sequence ATGAATGAAAAGTTAATCGCTGATGTAGCTCAATTAGTACTTTCAGAATTGACAGGTGTGAAGCGTGCCTCTCAAAATACAATTGATGCTTACAAAAGAGATTATGATGAATTTACTCAGTTTTGTGCATCGATTGATAAATATTCAGTTCAAGAAATTAATGAGCGGACATTAAGGCAATACTTAATTCACCTTAATGAAAAAAAAGCAGCAAAAACTACAGTCGCGCGCAAACTTTCAGCACTCCGGCTTTTATTTCGGTTTTGCTTGATAAATGAGATAATTCCAGCAAATCCTATTGCAAAAATCCCTAACCCTAAAGTGAGAAGAAAACTACCCGAGATATTAAACCTTGATTCTTTTTTAGAAATTATTAGATTGCTAAGTGAAAACAATAACTTTGAGAGTTTACGGGATAGAGCTATATTCGAGTTGCTTTATGGTTGCGCGCTTCGTGTTTCTGAATTGTGTGGTTTGAATTACTCCGACATTGATCTAAAAAATAATATTATTCGGGTTATGGGAAAAGGTTCTAAAGAAAGAATAGTACCAATCGGCTCCAAATCTGTTGAAGTAATTAAACAATATTTAAATACCGTTGAAAAAAGTAAAACTTCACCATTAATAATTGATGACAATTATAACCGGATTAACAGACATAAAATTTATGAGATAGTTAAGAATAATATTGAGAAGGTTTCTGATATAAAAAAGAAAAGTCCCCATATTTTAAGACATAGCGCAGCTACACATATGCTCGATAATGAAGCAGACTTAATGGCTGTTAAAGAAATATTGGGACATGAAAATTTATCTACAACACAAATCTATACTCATATTAGTATAGAGCGTCTTAAAAAAGCCTATAAAAAAGCTCATCCAAAATCATAG